CCGGTCAGCTGCAGCAGGTATTTTTCCTTGAAATCATAGTTGGCGCGGAAGAACCCGCCGCGAACCGCCCATTCCGACATGCTGTTGCCGACCGATAGCGAAGTGGCGGTAGGATCGTTCAGTGGCGTGAGGCTTTCCATTGTGGGATCAATCTGGTTGCGGCCGGTAGCGCTGAAGGAAAGGTTTTTCTTCATCTCTTCGTTGTAACCCGCCATCAGCTTCAGGTTGTGGTTGCGCGCGAAGGTAGTGAAGTATTCCGTGTACAGGTTGATAGCGTGGTAGCCGTCGTTCGCAGCGCTGCGGATCAGCCTGTCCGGATTGGTCCAGGGATAAGTACCGATCAGCCTTCCGTCTACCCCATATTCCTTGAATGCTTTGTAATGGATGCTTCTGCCGGCGCCGTAATTATTCCAGGTCAGGTCGCCGATCACGCGGAGGTTGCGAAGCAGTTTCACGGTAAACCCACCCGTCAGCCAGATATCGGTTTTATTTTCCTTCACGCGGCCATTCTCCGCCATCACGGCAAAGGGGTTGGTGAAGCTGCCTTGTCCAGCCCAATTGCCATCCGGGTGCCGGATCGGCATGATGGGACGGAGGTCGCTGGAGATGAATGGAAAATCGTTCACGCTGCTTTCGGCGAACTGCGTTGCGTTGGGTGTATTGTAGTCGGAGCGGTTTAGTGCGGCCTTGAAATTCAGGTCGAGCCAGGAAGTGGCTTCCGCATTGAGCCGCAGCGAAGCGTTATAACGGTTGTAGGTTTGGTTGGCGGCTTTGATGAGACCGTCTTGTTTGAGGTAGCCCAGGCTGGCCACGTAGGAGATTTTGCCGGAGCCGCCGCTGAGGGAGAAAGAGTTGTCCCACATGGGCGCCCAACCGGGATAAAGCTCGTCGAGCCAGTCGGTGTTGCCTACGTAACGGTATTTGTTCGGATTATTGGGGTCGACGTAAACGGTTGGATTATTGGCCGGATCGCGGAAATACGCTTCCGCGCGGATGGAATCTTCCACGGTAAAGGGTTCGGAAGAAGTACGCCCACCGTCTGCGCCTGTCCTGTCCGCTTCGCGGAACATGCGGATGTAATCAACGGAGTTGATGTATTTGGGCATGTAGGTAGGCTTGTTGAAGGAGTAGGTGCTGTTGAACGACAGCCGCATGGGCTGGTGTTTGCCCGGGTTCTTGGTAGTGATGAGGATCACACCGTTGGCGGCGCGGGAACCATAGATGGCGGCGGAACCTGCATCTTTGAGGACGGTCACGCTTTGCACATCTGCGGGGTTGATGAGGTTGGGGTCCATCACCACACCGTCGACCAGCACAAGCGGTGCGTCATTGCCGCTGTTGATGGAACCGGTTCCGCGGATATTGAAAGTGGCTCCCCTGCCGGGGGCGCCGTTGTTCATGTTGACATTGAGGTTAGGAACCACGCCCTGCAAGCCTTGCGCGAGGTTCACGAGGGGCCGGCTTTCCAGTACTTCGCCGCCCACCGAAGCCACGGCCCCGGTGAGGTTCGCTTTTTTCTGGGTGCCATAACCGACCACGAGCACTTCCTGCAGGCCCGATACGTCGGCTTCCATCACGATGTTGATCTCGTCTTTTCCCGCCACGGGCACCTCCATTTTCTTGAAGCCCATCATGCTGATCACGAGCACGTCGGAGTTGTTGGCTTCGATCTCGAAGTTCCCTTCCGCATCGGAAGCCACACCTTTGGTGGTGCCCTTGATGACGATGGTGGCGCCGGGCACGGGGCCACCCTTGTTATCCGTGAGCCGGCCTTTCACGCGCTTGTATTGCTTGGCGTCGAGGTCGTTGCCGAGGACCACCAGCCGGTCGTCCATCACGCGGTAGCGCATGCTGTTGGCCAGTACGAGCTTCATTACTTCCGGCAGCGTGCCGTTGGAAACGTTGAGCGATACCGGCGGGAGTTTGCGGAGATCGTCGCTGTTATAAAAAAGCGGTACGACGTTTTCAGCTCGATCATGGAGAGCACCTGGCTCACCGGCAGCTTTTCTGCCCGTACGCTGATACGTTTCTGCGAATAAACGCCGGCGTGCACCTGCAGGAAGAGACACGTCAGCACAAGGCTCATCTTCATGATCAGCAAAAGTTGATACAACCGCCGGTTGGCAGTGCATTGTGTAAATAATTTCATAGATTTGATTGTTAAGTTCAGGCAATAGGAAACCCGTTGAAATCCAAAGCAGACGGATTTCCTGCATACTTATCTGGCGGGGAACGTTGGCGCGTTTCCCGTTTTTTATTTCCTGAAGGTCAGGATCGTAAGGCGGTGGAAACTGGTGTGTCGAGCATTGTAGTCAGTTTAAGTTTAGTAAATGATGATTTTGGTCGCGGATATTTTGTATCTGATGGGTCGGATTGTTGTGAGAATTTCGAGGATCTGGTCCACTGGTTCATTCTCCACGCTGCCGGTAAACCGGGCCTGTTTGAGGGCATCGTCCCGTATTTCCACTTCCACGTTGTACCATCTTTCGAGCCTGCGGGCGAGGGATTCGAGGGGCTCGTCGTTGAATACGAGCCGGTTTTCGACCCAGGCGCCTGCTGTCAGGGAGCTGTCGCGGCTATCGGTATCCGCGGCTGTAAGCGCCACTTCCGGCAATCCCGGATCACTGTCGGGATGCGTTGCCGGCAAAGCGGACACCGGTTCCGGGAGTGTATGCTGCACGGCCAGTTTCTGCCGCGGCGCCAGCATATAGCTTTTCCCGTCTTTTTTCACCATTACTTCCACCTTCCCCGAAATGAGCGTGGTTTCCGTCGTGGATTCTGAATCGTAGGCCTGGAGGTTGAATTCCGTGCCCAGCACGCGGACTTCCACCGCGTTGGTGGTTACAATAAACGGATGTTCGGCGTTTTTCACCACTTTGAAATATCCTTCCCCGTTGAGGCGCACATGGCGTACGCCGTTGCGGAAACCCTCCGTGTAAGAAAGGGAGCTGCCCGCATTGAGGATCACCTCGGTGCCATCGGGCAGGGTGAGCTTTGATTTACTGCCTTTGCGCGTTTGCACGGTGCTCCATCCCTTTTCATCCTGCTGCCCCTGCCCTGTCCAGAACCAGATACCGGCGCACACGGCGGCGGCAAGTGGTATCGCCGCCAGCCACAACCTCCTGCGGCGGGGCGGCTCGGGAAACGCGTCGGACATGGCAGGCTCAGGCTCCTCGCCGGCGGCGGCAAATATCCGCCCCAGCATCTCTTCATTCCGCTCCTGCGATTGCCTTTCCCTGCTGCGGAACTGCAAAGCGCCCAGCATCTCGTACTGCCGCGCCGCATCCGGAAACTGCTTTTTCAGCATTTCCATATCCAGCCGTTCCTTGTCGGTAAGCCTGCCCGACAGTTCCCTGCCGAATAATTCCCAAAGC
Above is a genomic segment from Chitinophaga pollutisoli containing:
- a CDS encoding FecR domain-containing protein, with the protein product MEQEQKLWELFGRELSGRLTDKERLDMEMLKKQFPDAARQYEMLGALQFRSRERQSQERNEEMLGRIFAAAGEEPEPAMSDAFPEPPRRRRLWLAAIPLAAAVCAGIWFWTGQGQQDEKGWSTVQTRKGSKSKLTLPDGTEVILNAGSSLSYTEGFRNGVRHVRLNGEGYFKVVKNAEHPFIVTTNAVEVRVLGTEFNLQAYDSESTTETTLISGKVEVMVKKDGKSYMLAPRQKLAVQHTLPEPVSALPATHPDSDPGLPEVALTAADTDSRDSSLTAGAWVENRLVFNDEPLESLARRLERWYNVEVEIRDDALKQARFTGSVENEPVDQILEILTTIRPIRYKISATKIIIY
- a CDS encoding TonB-dependent receptor; the encoded protein is MKLVLANSMRYRVMDDRLVVLGNDLDAKQYKRVKGRLTDNKGGPVPGATIVIKGTTKGVASDAEGNFEIEANNSDVLVISMMGFKKMEVPVAGKDEINIVMEADVSGLQEVLVVGYGTQKKANLTGAVASVGGEVLESRPLVNLAQGLQGVVPNLNVNMNNGAPGRGATFNIRGTGSINSGNDAPLVLVDGVVMDPNLINPADVQSVTVLKDAGSAAIYGSRAANGVILITTKNPGKHQPMRLSFNSTYSFNKPTYMPKYINSVDYIRMFREADRTGADGGRTSSEPFTVEDSIRAEAYFRDPANNPTVYVDPNNPNKYRYVGNTDWLDELYPGWAPMWDNSFSLSGGSGKISYVASLGYLKQDGLIKAANQTYNRYNASLRLNAEATSWLDLNFKAALNRSDYNTPNATQFAESSVNDFPFISSDLRPIMPIRHPDGNWAGQGSFTNPFAVMAENGRVKENKTDIWLTGGFTVKLLRNLRVIGDLTWNNYGAGRSIHYKAFKEYGVDGRLIGTYPWTNPDRLIRSAANDGYHAINLYTEYFTTFARNHNLKLMAGYNEEMKKNLSFSATGRNQIDPTMESLTPLNDPTATSLSVGNSMSEWAVRGGFFRANYDFKEKYLLQLTGRYDGTSRYARGKRNVFSPSVSAAWRVSEENFFASAKSWINDLKLRASYGTLPNQLSNNPYPYITFMPTGTTAYLFGNNPGVIVGAPALVSADFTWEKVTTLNFGLDVTALRDRLTASVDVYRRKTTDMITAGRLLPALLGTPSPSRNAADLMNKGWEVALGWKDKIGSEVRYNVSLVMADAQAEITRYENNPNGNIGDRYVGEKWGEIWGFETDGFFTSGDDAAKAQQSQIWSGKWLAGDIRYKDLDGNQRIDRGSSTLTDPGDRKVIGNNTPRYTYGVNLGVAYKGFDLTAFVQGVGKRDYWVDGAYFWGLTSEWSVPMEYHTDYWRPDNTNAYYPRLRFEGGGNFQVQSKYLQNAAYARLKQVTLGYTFPAEWLRVARIQRLRVFATGQNLFTITKMHKAFDPELLGAQSYPLSRTIAFGLQLGL